The following are from one region of the Abiotrophia defectiva ATCC 49176 genome:
- a CDS encoding ROK family protein, with translation MRKAMGVDIGGTKVAAAIIDEQGRITHRVQVPSDTSSSEAMLECVVGVIDACLAEAGVDVSDLTGIGLGIPGKVDSLNGVAIFQNNIPWEKFPVVARLANRYAQVPIAIENDVKAAAYAEYRLAGMGPLDVFGYLTVSTGIACTNIVNHQIIRGDGFSGEIGFLPVPSSTGLRPLESVCAGPGIEAMARALYLDDRITVAQVFARALKGEQIANELVDQSAMGVAIGLFAMICLLDPKEIVIGGSVAVKNPFYVERIKAVLERYAHKEQMHILPHIRVTDLGGDNGIIGAGFLVMPAQDIEIF, from the coding sequence ATGAGAAAAGCAATGGGTGTGGATATCGGCGGAACCAAGGTAGCAGCGGCTATCATTGACGAGCAGGGACGTATCACTCACCGTGTTCAAGTGCCCAGCGATACCTCTTCCAGTGAGGCCATGTTAGAATGCGTAGTGGGTGTCATTGACGCCTGCCTAGCAGAGGCGGGGGTGGATGTATCGGATTTGACCGGTATCGGCTTAGGTATACCAGGTAAGGTGGATAGCCTAAACGGGGTAGCTATCTTCCAAAATAATATCCCTTGGGAGAAGTTTCCGGTGGTAGCGCGCCTGGCGAACCGCTACGCCCAAGTGCCAATCGCCATTGAGAATGACGTCAAGGCGGCTGCCTATGCGGAGTATCGATTGGCTGGCATGGGGCCGCTGGATGTGTTCGGCTATTTGACGGTCTCAACCGGGATCGCCTGCACTAATATCGTCAACCATCAGATTATTCGCGGTGATGGCTTCTCAGGTGAAATTGGTTTCTTGCCAGTGCCCTCCTCTACTGGCCTTCGTCCTTTGGAAAGTGTCTGCGCTGGCCCTGGGATTGAGGCCATGGCACGCGCCCTCTATCTGGATGATCGGATTACGGTGGCCCAAGTCTTCGCTCGTGCCCTCAAAGGGGAACAAATTGCCAATGAATTAGTAGACCAAAGTGCCATGGGGGTGGCTATTGGACTCTTCGCTATGATCTGCCTCCTAGATCCTAAAGAAATTGTCATTGGCGGTAGCGTGGCAGTCAAGAATCCATTCTATGTGGAGCGGATTAAGGCGGTCCTAGAGCGTTATGCCCACAAAGAACAAATGCATATTCTGCCTCACATTCGGGTCACAGACCTGGGGGGAGATAACGGAATTATTGGGGCTGGCTTCCTGGTGATGCCCGCCCAGGATATTGAGATCTTTTAA
- a CDS encoding DUF6903 family protein, producing MSHKIRVLIRLLVALVCVGFIIHLQTTVSRENLLGMLLALAGLLAVLFDYNYDFNHPKRD from the coding sequence ATGTCACATAAAATTCGTGTTCTCATTCGTCTTCTGGTTGCCTTGGTCTGCGTTGGCTTTATCATTCACCTTCAAACCACGGTTAGCCGAGAAAATCTCTTGGGCATGCTCTTAGCTTTGGCTGGTTTGCTAGCGGTGCTCTTTGACTATAACTACGACTTTAACCATCCTAAACGCGACTAA